One Streptomyces formicae genomic window, CGGCAAGATCGGGGACGGCAAGGTGTGGAGCGTGCCCGTGGACACGGCGGTGCGGGTGCGGACGGGGGAGCGGGGGCCCGACGCGCTGTGAGGCGGTAGGGCGTCGGGGCGGTGGGTCGGGTGGGGTCGGGTGGGGTCGAACGGGACTGAGCTGGGCTGAGCTGGACTGAACAGGAGCTGCTGGGTGACGCGTGTGGACGTACGAACCGAATCGGAAGCGGAAGACTCCGGACCCAGCGGCTACGCGGCGGCCCGGCTGCGGCTCCTCCACGAGGGGACGCGGTCAGGGCCGCCGCGCCGTGCCGCCCTCTCCGACCTCACGGACGAGTGGCTGACGGGGCTCTTCACCGCCGCCGAGGTGTCCAGGGGCGTCTCCCTGGTCGCCGTCGGCGGCTACGGGCGCGGCGAGCTCTCCCCGCGCAGCGATCTCGACCTGCTGCTCCTGCACGACGGCAGCGCGGACGGCGCCCGGCTCGCCGCTCTCGCGGACCGCCTCTGGTACCCGATCTGGGATCTCGGACTCGCCCTCGACCACTCCGTCCGTACGCCGAACGAGGCGCGCGGGACCGCGGGCGACGACCTCAAGGTGCACCTCGGGCTCCTGGACGCGCGGCACGTTGCGGGGGACCCCGGGCTCACCGCGGGGCTGCGCACCACGGTCCTCGCCGACTGGCGCAACCAGGCCCCGAAGCGGCTGCCCGAGCTGCGGGAACTGTGCGAGGAACGGGCCGAGCGGCAGGGCGAGTTGGGCCACCTCCTCGAACCCGACCTGAAGGAGGCGCGGGGCGGACTGCGGGACGCCACCGCGCTGCGTGCCGTCGCCGCCTCCTGGCTCGCCGACGCGCCCCGCGAAGGGCTCGACGAGGCACGGCGGCGGCTGCTCGACGTGCGCGACGCGCTGCACCTCGCCACGGGCCGGGCCACCGACCGGCTCGCCCTCCAGGAGCAGGACCAGGTCGCCGCCGAACTCGGGCTGCTCGACGCGGACGCGTTGCTGCGCCAGGTGTACGAGGCCGCGCGCGTCGTGTCGTACGCCAGTGATGTCACCTGGCGCGAGGTCGGGCGGGTGCTCAGGGCGCGGGGCGCGAGGCCGCGGCTGCGGGCCATGCTCGGTGGTCGCGGGGCGGCGCTCGGTGGTCGCTCGGCGGTCGCCGCCGAGCGGTCGCCGTTGGCCGAGGGCGTCGTGGAGCACGACGGGGAGGCCGTTCTCGCGCGGACCGCCAAGCCCGAACGGGACCCGGTGCTTCCGCTGCGGGCCGCCGCGGCAGCGGCGCAGGCCGGGCTCCCCCTGTCCCTGCACGCGGTGCGGCGGCTCGCGGCCTCGGCCGGGCCCCTGCCCACGCCCTGGCCCGCCGAGGCGCGGGAGCAGCTCGTGACGCTGCTCGGCGCGGGGCGGCCCACCGTGCAGGTGTGGGAGGCGCTGGAGGCCGAGGGGCTCATCACGCGGCTGCTGCCCGACTGGGAGCGGGTGCGGTGCCGCCCCCAGCGCAACGCCGTCCACACGTGGACGGTCGACCGTCATCTGGTGGAGACGGCGGTGCGCGCCGCGGAGCTCACCCGGCGGGTGGGGCGGCCCGATCTGTTGTTGGTCGCGGCGCTGCTGCACGACATCGGGAAGGGGTGGCCGGGGGATCACTCCGTGGCCGGGGAGATCATCGCCCGCGATGTCGCCGCGCGGATCGGGTTCGACCCGGGCGATGTGGCCGTCCTGGCGTGCCTCGTGCGGCACCACCTGCTTCTCGTCGAGACCGCCACGCGGCGGGACCTCGACGATCCCGCGACGGTGCGGGGTGTCGCGGACGTGGTCGGGTCCGTGGGGACGCTGGAGCTGCTGCACGCCCTGACCGAGGCGGACGCGCTCGCGACCGGGCCCGCGGCGTGGTCCGCGTGGCGCGGGGCGCTGGTCGCCGACCTGGTGAAGCGGGTGGGGGCGGTGCTCTGCGGGGACGAGCCGGCGGAGCCGGTGGACGTGGCGCCGACGGCCGAGCAGGAGCGGCTCGCGGTGGAGGCGGTACGGACGGGTGGGCCGGTGCTTGCGCTGCGGGCCAGGACGGAGGGGGACCCCGGGGCTGCGGCCGCGGAGCCGTTGGGCGTCGAGTTGCTGATCGCCGTGCCGGAGCAGGACGGGGTGCTTTCGGCGGTGGCCGGGGTGCTGGCGCTGCATCGGCTCGCGGTGCGGACCGCCGAGCTCCGGTGGGTGGCGTCGCCGGTCGGGGCCGAGGGAGGCGGGGGTGTGCTGTTGCTGAACTGGCGGGTCGCCGCCGAGTACGGGTCGTTGCCCCAGGCGGCTCGGTTGCGGGCGGATCTGGTGCGGGCGCTCGACGGATCGCTGGACATCGCGGCACGCCTCGCGGAACGGGACGCGGCGTATCCGCGGCGGCGGGGGACGGTGGCGCCGGCGGCTCGGGTCTCGGTGGCATCGGCGGGCTCGTCACGGCTCGCGACGGTGATCGAGGTGCGAGCGCAGGACGCGCCGGGGCTGCTGCATCGGATCGGGCGGGCGTTGGAGGCGGCGGGGGTGGTGGTGCGGAGTGCGCATGTGTCGACGTTGGGGGCCAATGCGGTGGATGCGTTTTATGTGACGGGGGTTGATGGGGTGCCGTTGGAGGGGGAGCGGGCTGTGGGGGTGGCTCGGGGGGTGGAGGGGGTGTTGTCGTCGCGGGAGTGAGGTTGCTGGCGGGGGCGCCTTGGGCGGGGGGTGCGCCTTGGGTTCGGTTGTGGGGCGGGGCCGCGGGGGTATGTGCGTACTCGCCGTCCCAGAGCATTGCTAATGGGTTTGCTTCCGTGCCTCGTTCACTGATGTGCTCCGTGCGCACATACCCCCACGTCCCCTCGGCCGCGCTCGCGGCTGCGGCCCGGCGGGGGCGGGCCCCTTCAGGGGCGCGGGGAACTGCGCGAACCCCCGTGTGCCGCCGCGCCGGGCGTGGGGATGATGCCGCCACCTCCCCCACGCACCTCGCGCGGTGGTGGTGGGGGAGAGGCCGCCGCCTCCCCCACCCGCCCTCGCGCGGTGGTGGCGGGGGAGAAGCCGCCACCTCCCCCACCCACCCCGCGCGGTGGCCCCTTCAGGGGCGCGGGGAACTGCGCAAAACCCCCGTGTGCCGTCGCGCCAGACGTGGGGAAGAGGCCCCCACCTCCCCCACCCACCCGGCAGGGCCCCGCGCGAAACCCCGGGGCGCCGCGCCCTGTGCCCACGGTGCCGAGAAAGGGAAGTCCCGCCCAGAGCCCCAGGCACTGGCACGTGGCGGATACTCTGGAAAGCGACCTGTCAGCCCGCCCCCCAGATCCGAGGATTCGCGACCGCCGTGTTCGATACTCTCTCCGACCGCCTCGCAGCGACATTCAAGAACCTCCGGGGCAAGGGCCGCCTGTCCGAGGCGGACATCGACGCCACGGCGCGCGAGATCCGCATCGCCCTGCTCGAGGCGGACGTCGCCCTTCCCGTGGTCCGCGCCTTCATCAAGCAGATCAAGGAGCGCGCGGCCGGCGCCGAGGTCTCCCAGGCGCTCAACCCCGCCCAGCAGGTCATCAAGATCGTCAATGAGGAGCTCATTGGCATTCTGGGCGGCGAGACCCGGCGCCTGCGGTTCGCGAAGACCGCGCCGACGGTCATCATGCTCGCGGGTCTGCAGGGTGCGGGTAAGACGACCCTCGCGGGCAAGCTCGGCCTCTGGCTGAAGAGCCAGGGCCACTCCCCGCTCCTCGTCGCGTGCGACCTCCAGCGGCCGAACGCCGTGAACCAGCTGAGCGTGGTCGCCGAGCGCGCGGGCGTCGGCGTCTACGCCCCGCAGCCGGGCAACGGCGTCGGCGACCCGGTGCAGGTGGCCAAGGACTCCATCGACTTCGCCAGGACCAAGCAGTACGACGTCGTCGTCGTCGACACCGCGGGTCGCCTCGGCATCGACCAGGAGCTCATGCAGCAGGCCGCGGACATCCGCGACGCGGTCAGCCCCGACGAGGTCCTGTTCGTCGTCGACGCGATGATCGGTCAGGACGCGGTCAACACCGCCGAGGCATTCCGGGACGGCGTCGGCTTCGACGGCGTGGTCCTGTCGAAGCTCGACGGTGACGCCCGAGGCGGTGCCGCGCTCTCGATCGCGCAGGTCACCGGGCGCCAGATCATGTTCGCGTCGAACGGCGAGAAGCTCGACGAGTTCGACGCGTTCCACCCGGACCGCATGGCGTCCCGCATCCTCGGCATGGGCGACATGCTCACGCTGATCGAGAAGGCCGAGCAGACCTTCTCGCAGCAAGAGGCCGAGAAGATGGCCTCGAAGCTCGCCTCCAAGAAGGGGCAGGACTTCACGCTTGACGACTTCCTGGCCCAGATGGAGCAGGTCAGGAAGATGGGCAGCATCAGCAAGCTGCTCGGAATGATGCCCGGCATGGGGCAGATCAAGGACCAGATCAACAACCTCGACGAGCGCGACGTCGACCGCACGGCCGCCATCATCAAGTCGATGACGCCCGGCGAGCGCCAGGAGCCGACGCTCATCAACGGCTCGCGGCGTGCGCGCATCGCCAAGGGCTCGGGCGTCGAGGTCAGCGCCGTCAAGAACCTGGTGGAGCGGTTCTTCGAGGCGCGGAAGATGATGTCCCGCATGGCCCAGGGCGGCGGCATGCCGGGTATGCCCGGGATGCCGGGCATGGGCGGTGGCCCCGGCAAGCAGAAGAAGAAGCAGAAGCAGGCCAAGGGCAAGCAGCGCTCCGGCAACCCGATGAAGCGCAAGCAGCAGGAGCAGGAGGAGGCCACGCGCCGCGAGCAGGGCGGTCAGCCCGGCGGCGCCTTCGGTCTCCCGGGCGGCCAGGCCGGGCAGGACTTCGAGCTGCCGGACGAGTTCAAGAAGTTCATGGGCTGAGCCTTCGACGAGTTCGAGCCGGGGCGTCCCTCTGCGGAGGGGCGCCCCGAGCGCGTTCCGGGAGCGGGTGCCCTGCTGTGTTTTGTGACGTAACGTCCGAATATGAGCAACCCTGTGCCGCCGCGCCAGGCGCCCGATCAGCCGTGGCGCTCCGAGGGCGCGCCCCCGCCCGAGCCCACGCCACCGCCGAAGAAGAAGATGCCGGGTGGCTGGGGGAGTCTGATCCTGACGGCTCTGATCGTCTATCTCATCGCCAACCTCGTGCTGTCCTTCTTCAACGACGGCGACGAGCCGACCATCTCGTACACGGAGTTCAGCAAGCAGGTCGACTCCGGCAACGTCACGAAGATCTACGCCAAGGGCGACGCGATCCAGGGGCAGCTCAAGAAGGAGCAGCCCAAGCCGGACGGTGACAAGGGCGACTACACCAAGTTCACGACGCAGCGCCCCGCCTTCGCCGACGACAAGCTCTGGGACGACCTGACCAAGCACAAGGTCACCGTCACCGCCGAGCCCGTGGTGCAGGAGCGCAGCTTCCTCTCCAACCTGCTCATCTCGCTCGCCCCGATGCTGCTGCTCGTGGTGCTCTGGATCTTCATCGCCCGGCGGATGAGCGGGGGCATGGGCGGCGGTGGCGGCATGCTCGGGCGCAAGACGCCGCCCAAGCCGGTCGAGCTGGAGCCCGGCGCGAAGCGGACGACGTTCGCGGACGTCGCGGGCATCGACGAGGTCGAGGGCGAGCTCAACGACGTCGTCGACTTCCTCAAGAACCCCGACGCCTATCGCACGATGGGCGCCAAGATGCCGCGCGGCGTGCTCCTCGCGGGCCCGCCGGGCACCGGCAAGACGCTGCTCGCGCGCGCCGTCGCGGGCGAGGCGGGCGTGCCCTTCTTCTCGGCCTCCGCCTCGGAGTTCATCGAGATGATCGTGGGCGTCGGCGCCTCGCGGGTGCGCGAACTCTTCGCCGAGGCCCGCAAGGTCGCCCCTTCGATCATCTTCATCGACGAGATCGACACCATCGGGCGCGCGCGGGGCGGCGGCAGCGGGATGGGCGGGCACGACGAGCGCGAACAGACCCTGAACCAGATCCTCACCGAGATGGACGGCTTCTCCGGCTCGGAGGGCGTCATCGTGCTGGCCGCCACCAACCGTGCCGACATCCTCGACCCCGCCCTCACCAGGCCGGGACGGTTCGACCGCGTCGTCAACGTCTCGCCGCCCGACCGCGGCGGCCGCGAGGCCATCCTCAAGATCCACACGCGCGCCATTCCGCTGGCCGACGACGTCGACCTCGCCCAGGTCGCCCGTACGACCCCGGGCATGACCGGCGCCGAGCTCGCCAACCTCGCCAACGAGGCCGCCCTGCTCGCGGTCAAGCGCAAGCAGCGGCAGGTCACGCAGTCCGACCTCTCCGAGGCCATGGAGAAGGTCCAGCTGGGCGCCGAGCGGCCGCTGGTCATGCCGGAGGAGGAGCGCAGGCGCACGGCGTACCACGAGAGCGGTCACGCGCTGCTCGGGATGCTCCAGCCCGGCGCCGACCCGGTCCGCAAGATCACGATCGTGCCGCGCGGCCGGGCCCTGGGCGTCACCCTCTCGACCCCGGACTCCGACAAGTACGCCTACACGGAGGATTACCTTCGGGGCCGAATCATCGGTGCCCTAGGAGGCATGGCCGCCGAACACGTCGTCTACGGAGTCATCACCACCGGCGCCGAGAACGACCTGGAGCAGGTCACCAACATCGCGCGCGGCATGGTCGGCCGCTGGGGCATGAGCGAACGGGTGGGCCGCCTCTCGGCCCTCCCGAACGACGCGCAGCAGGCCTACGGGCTCGCGGCCGCCCCGGAGACCCTCGACGCCATCGACGGCGAGATGCGACGGATCGTCGACGAGTGCTACGACAGCGCCTGCCGTCAGCTCAGGGAACACCGAGGGCAACTGGACGACCTGGCTGCGGCGCTGCTGGAGAACGAGACGCTGGAGGAGGCGCAGGCGTACCGGGTCGCGGGCGTCACGCGGATGACCAAGGACAGCTGAGGACGGCTGAGGGCCGCCGAGGTCGTGGCTACTTCGTGCGCGCGATCAGGTACCGGAAGACGTTAGGCATCCACACCGTCCCGTCCCTACGCCGGTGCGGATGCAGTGCCTCCGCGAGTTCCTTGTCGACCTGCGCCTGGTCCGTGGCGCCCACGGCCGCGTCGAAGAGGCCCGTCGAGAGCAGCCCGCGGGCCGCGCTCTCCACGTCCGCGTACCCGAAGGGGCACGCGACGCGTCCCGAGCCGTCCGGTTTGAGGCCCGCCCGGTGGGCCACCTCCTCCAGGTCGTCCCGGAGCGCGGGGCGCCAACTGCCCGTGCTCCGGAGCGGGTCGGCGAGCTTGGTCGCCACCCGCAGGACCGAGGAGGTCGCACAGCGCTCCGGAGGCCCCCATCCGACGAGCACCACCGGGGTGCCGCGGGCGGCGAGCGGAGCGGCGGCCCCCAAGAGGGTCGAGAGCCCTTCGGAGTCGCCCGCCACGCAGCCGATCGGATGGAAAGCGGTCACCAGGTTGTACGGGAGGGCGTCCGGGCTGCCCGCGGCGGCCGCGACGTCAGAGGGGCCGCCCTCGACGAGCCGCGTGTCGGTACGCGCGCGTACGCCCCCCGCGGCGTCCGGCAGCAGGCGTTCGCGCGCGAGGGAGAGCCGCTCGGGCGCCGAGGGGTCGACGCCGGTGACCGCGGCGCCCCGCGACGCCGCCATCAGCAGGGCGAGGCCGGATCCACAGCCGAGGCCGAGGAGCCGGGTGCCGGTGCCCACTTCGAGTCGTTCGTAGACCGCTTCGTAGAGCGGGACCAGCATCCGTTCCTGAATCTCCGCCCAGTCACGCGCGCGTGCCCACAGGTCCACACGAGGGGTCGCGCTCGCATGGAGGTGGTGCGAATGCACGAGCGTTGGTGTCATCGAAAGCGCCCCAATCCGCCGAGAGTTACTGCCGTGCCGGAATTCAACGGTTCGTCCGCCCCCGTGTAGTGCGCTCGCACTCCCCCCGTATGCCAGAGAACTCCGCATCCGTCGTGGAGTCCAGGGGTTGTGGGCCAATGCTTGCGTGCCACCGTTGTGCGCCCCCTGGGCGATATTCGTTCACGCCCTTCGAGGGCTCGCCCCTACGATGCGCGCCATGGCCAAAACACCCGTTCTCACGCCGCGTGCGGACGATTTCCCGCGCTGGTACCAGGATCTGATCAACAAGGCCGAGCTGGCCGACAACGGCCCGGTGCGCGGCACCATGGTGATCCGACCGTACGGGTACAGCCTGTGGGAGCGGATGCAGCAGGACATGGACGCGCGCATCAAGGCGACCGGCACCCAGAACGCGTACTTCCCGCTCCTCATCCCGCAGTCGTACCTGACCAGGGAGGCCGAGCACGTCGAGGGCTTCGCGCCGGAGCTCGCCGTCGTCACGCACGGCGGCGGCAAGGAGCTGGAGGAGCCGGTCGTCGTCCGCCCCACCTCGGAGACGATCGTCAACGAGTACTTCTCCAAGTGGGTGCAGAGCTACCGCGACCTGCCCCTGCTGATCAACCAGTGGGCCAACGTGGTCCGCTGGGAGCTGCGCCCGCGCCTGTTCCTGCGCACCTCGGAGTTCCTCTGGCAGGAGGGCCACACCGCCCACGCGACGTACGAGGACGCCAGGGACTTCGCCGCCCGCATCCACCGCGACGTCTACGGAGACTTCATGCGCGAGGTCCTCGCCATGGACTTCGTGCTCGGCCGCAAGACCGCCAAGGAGCGTTTCGCGGGCGCCGTCAACACGCTCACGCTCGAAGGCATGATGGGCGACGGCAAGGCCCTCCAGCTCGGCACCAGCCACGAGCTCGGCCAGAACTTCGCCCGCGCCTTCCACACCCAGTACCTGTCCAAGGAGGGCAAGCAGGAACTGGTCTGGCAGACCTCCTGGGGCAGTACGACGCGGATGGTCGGCGCCCTGGTGATGATGCACGGCGACGACAACGGCCTGCGCGTGCCGCCCAGGCTCGCGCCCGTCCAGGTCGTCGTCCTCGCCATCAAGGGCGACGACGCCGTACTCGCCAAGGTCCGCGAGATCGGCGACACCCTGCGGGCCGCCGGTCTCCGCGTCCAGGTCGACGACCGCACGGACACCCCCTTCGGGCGTCGCGCCGTCGACTGGGAGCTCAAGGGAGTGCCGGTCCGCGTCGAGGTCGGCCCGCGCGACCTGGAGAACGGCACCGCGATGGTGGCCCGCCGCATTCCCGGAGGCAAGGCACCGGTCGCCATCGACGCTCTCGCCGCGCTGCTGCCCGCCGCCCTCGAGGAGGACCAGGCGCTGCTGCTCACCCAGGCCCGCGAGCGCCGCGAGTCCCGCACCGCGGACGTCGGCACCCTGGAGGAGGCGGTGGAGGCCACCGCGGCGGGCAACTGGGCGCGCATCCCCTGGGCCGTGCTCGGCGAGGAGGGCGAGGCCGCGCTCGCCGAGCACTCCGTGACCGTACGGTGTCTGGTCGCCGATGACGGGGCGGTGCCGGACGCCGACGAGACCCCGGGTAACGTCGCCCTCGTGGCCCGCTCCTACTGAGGAGGGCGCCTCCGGTACCAGCGCACTCCGGCGGGGCTCGTACGCCCGCCCCGACCACACGAGTCCCGGCGCGAGGGGTTGCCCTACGCGCCGGGGCGTACGCGCCACTACGTACCGGCTTGGTGCGAGCTGTGAGGCTTCTCCGCAGATCAGCGCACCCGCCCTCGTCCGGACGCATCAACGGCAACTGACGGGTACGTGCAAATTATTTGAGATGCCCCGGAATGGAACCCCCGGGGCTTCCGGCTCGTTGTTCACGACGTGAGCACGACACCACCTGTTCTCGCCGCAGAGCTGGCACAGGCGTGGGCCGACATTCAGCGGCACCACCCCGAGCTGCCCGACCTTGCCGCGCCCGAATCCCTGATCGGAGAGTCGTCGTCCGCCTGCGGCGCCGAGCTCTCCTTCGAGCGACTGCTTCACGAGGCAGTCCATGGCATCGCCGCCTCGCGCGGCGTACGCGACACCTCACGTGCGGGCCGCTATCACAACCGCAGATTCCTGGCGATCGCCGAGGAGTTGGGCCTCGACCACTCCGAGGAGCCGCACCCGAGCAGCGGCTTCTCGCTGGTCACGCTCAACCCCGAGGCGAAGAAGCGCTACCGGCCGACGATCGAGCGGCTCCAGCGTGCCCTGAAGGCGCACACGGCGGCGACGACCGCGGACACCGGACGCAGTTTCCGGGGCCCGGCCGCGCGGCACGGCTCCTCCGGGGGCGGCGTGCGCGTGAAGGCGGTCTGCGACTGCGGGCGCAATGTCCGCGTCGTGCCGTCCGTGCTCGCCCAGGCGCCGATCATGTGCGGCGGCTGCGGCAAGCCGTTCCGCATCCCGGAGGCGATCGGCGCGGGCGTGGGCTGAGCTGGACCGGGGCGGCCGAACCGGGTTCGGCCGCCCCGGCGGCGTATGGCACAATGGCTAGCTGTACTCGACAGCCGCATAGGACCCCTCTCTCCTCCGGCTGACGCGTCCATCGGGCACTCGAGTACCGCAACCCCACGCGGCATCGTCGTTGTGCCCACCCACGTCAAGACCAGGAGACACCACTCCCGTGGCAGTCAAGATCAAGCTGAAGCGTCTGGGCAAGATCCGTTCGCCTCACTACCGCATCGTCGTCGCCGACTCCCGTACCCGCCGTGACGGCCGGGCCATCGAGGAGATCGGTCTGTACCACCCGGTGCAGAACCCCTCGCGCATCGAGGTCAACTCGGAGCGTGCCCAGTACTGGCTGTCCGTCGGCGCCCAGCCGACCGAGCCGGTCATGGCCATCCTGAAGCTCACCGGTGACTGGCAGAAGCACAAGGGCCTGCCGGCCCCGGCGCCGCTGCTCGTCGCGGAGCCCAAGGACAAGCGCGCCGCGTTCGAGGCCTTCACCAAGGGTCTCGAGGGCGACGACGCCAAGGGCGAGGCCATCACCCAGAAGGCCAAGAAGGCTGACAAGAAGACGGACGAGGCCGAGGCTTCTCCGTCGGCGTCCGCCGCTGAGTCGACCGAGGCCTGAGCATGCTCGAGGAGGCTCTCGAGCACCTCGTGAAGGGCATCGTCGACAACCCCGACGACGTGCAGGTGGCCTCGCGCAACCTGCGTCGCGGACGCGTGCTCGAGGTCCGGGTCCACCCCGACGACCTCGGCAAGGTGATCGGCCGTAACGGCCGCACCGCGCGCGCTCTGCGTACCGTCGTGGGCGCCATCGGCGGCCGCGGTGTCCGCGTCGACCTCGTCGACGTGGACCAGGTTCGCTGAACCGGGTTCGCTGAACCGACAGGGTTCACAGAATCACAGCAGCACCGGCTCGGGCCGGGGAGGGCTTACGAGCCGTCCCCGGCCCGTAGTCGTTGGATGAGGAGAGAACGCAGTGCAGTTGGTAGTCGCCCGCATCGGCCGTGCCCACGGCATCAAGGGTGAAGTCACCGTCGAGGTCCGCACCGACGAGCCGGAGCTGCGGCTCGGGCCCGGTGCCGTGCTCGCCACCGACCCCGCCTCCGTGGGTCCGCTGACCATCGAGACCGGCCGGGTGCACAGCGGCCGCCTGCTGCTGCGCTTCGAGGGCGTGCGCGACCGCACCGGCGCCGAGGCGCTGCGCAACACCCTCCTGATCGCCGAGGTGGACCCCACAGAGCTCCCCGAGGAAGAGGACGAGTTCTACGACCACCAGCTCATGGACCTCGACGTCGTCCTGAAGGACGGCACGGAGGTCGGCCGGATCACCGAGATCTCGCACCTGCCCTCGCAGGACCTGTTCATCGTGGAGCGCCCCGACGGCAGCGAGGTGATGATCCCCTTCGTCGAGGAGATCGTCGTCGAGATCGACCTGGAGGAGCAGAAGGCCGTCATCGACCCGCCGCCCGGGCTGATCGACGACCGCGCCGAGATCGCTTCCACGCGGGACGAGGCGTAATGCGACTCGACGTCGTCACGATCTTCCCCGAGTACCTGGAACCCCTGAACGTCTCCCTCGTGGGCAAGGCACGCGCGCGTGGACAGCTCGACGTCAACGTGCACGACCTCAGGGAGTGGACGTACGACCGGCACAACACGGTCGACGACACCCCCTACGGCGGCGGCCCCGGCATGGTCATGAAGACCGACCCCTGGGGCGCGGCCCTCGACGACGTGCTGGCCGACGGGTACGAGAAGGGGGCTCACGGCCCCGTCCTGGTCGTCCCCACGCCCAGTGGGCGCCCCTTCACCCAGGAACTCGCCGTGGAGCTCTCCGAGCGGCCCTGGCTGGTCTTCACGCCCGCGCGCTACGAGGGCATCGACCGCCGCGTCACGGACGAGTACGCGACCCGCATGCCCGTCTACGAGGTCTCCATCGGCGACTACGTCCTCGCGGGCGGGGAAGCCGCCGTCCTGGTCGTCACCGAGGCCGTGGCCCGGCTCCTGCCCGGAGTCCTCGGCAACGCCGAATCCCACCAGGACGACTCCTTCGCCCCCGGCGCCATGGCCAACCTCCTGGAGGGCCCGGTGTACACCAAGCCTCCCCAGTGGCGCGGGCGCGGCATCCCCGACGTACTCGTCAGCGGGCACCACGGCAAGATCGCGCGCTGGCGGCGGGACGAGGCGCTCCGGCGCACCACCCGCAACAGGCCCGATCTCATTGAGCGTTGCGACCCCAAGGCTTTCGACAAGAAGGATCGCGAGATGCTCTCGATCCTGGGGTGGCGACCGGGGCCCGACGGCCGATTTGGGCGAGACCCCGAGGCCGTGGAAGAATAGACCGCTGCTGTACGTCCAGCGTGCGCCCCTGCCACAGGGGGAACGACGCCCGCCCGACGCGATCAGCTACCGAAACCTCATCAACACGTACCGCTGATGACCTGTGGCATCAGTGAAGAAAGCAGACGATCATGGCTAACCTGCTCGACTCGGTCGACAGCGCGTCGCTGCGCACCGACATCCCGTCCTTCCGCCCGGGTGACACCGTCAACGTCCACGTGCGCGTCATCGAGGGCAACCGCTCCCGTGTGCAGCAGTTCAAGGGCGTAGTCATCCGTCGCCAGGGTGCCGGCGTGCGCGAGACCTTCACGGTCCGCAAGGTCTCCTTCTCCGTCGGCGTCGAGCGCACCTTCCCGGTGCACACCCCGATCGTCGAGAAGATCGAGCTCGTCACCCGCGGTGACGTGCGTCGCGCGAAGCTGTACTACCTCCGTGACCTGCGCGGCAAGGCCGCGAAGATCAAGGAGAAGCGCGACAGCTGAGCTCCTGCGCGCGTCCACGGCGGGGCCGGATAGCATCTGGCCCCGATGGACACCGAAGCACGGAACACGGAGCGCGACCGCTCCTCCCCACCCTCCGATTCCGGAGACGTCACGCACGTCGCCGAAGAATCCGAGGAGACGGAGGAACGGTCGCGTTCCGTTTTCGCGTCCCTGCTCTCCTGGCTGCCCGGTGGCCGCATCACGCTGTCGGTGCTGCTGTGCATGGGGTTCCTGCTGCTCCTCAGCACGTTCGTGATGCAGCCCTTCCAGATCCCGAGCGGCTCCATGGAGCCCGCGTTCCGGGTCGGGGACCGGGTACTCGTCAACAAGTTGGCGTACCGTTTCGGTTCGGAGCCGCAGCGGGGTGACGCGGTCGTCTTCGACGGCAGCGGGTACTTCGGAGACGCCAACTACATCAAGCGGGTCGTGGGCACGGGGGGAGACCGGGTGGTCTGCTGCGACAAGCGGGGGAGGGTCGAGGTGAACGGCGAGCCCATCGACGAGCCGTACCTGTACCCCGGGGACACCCCCTCACAGGTGCCCTTCACCGCCGTCGTTCCCGAAGGCAGCCTCTTCCTCCTCGGCGATCACCGCAGCGACTCCCGGGACTCGCGCGACCACCTGGGCCAGCCGGGCGGCGGCATGATCCCGGTGGACGCGGTGATCGGCAGGGCCGACTGGATCGCCTGGCCCGCCGGACACTGGACCTCTCTGAAGCGTCCCGGGAGCTACGCGCGCGTGCCGGCACCGGGCGGCGCACATGGGTAGCCGCGGACGCGTGCGCTCCGACTCCGGCGACCGCGGGACGGAAACGCCGCTGCCCACCGGGTCCCGGCCGACCACCGGTC contains:
- the lepB gene encoding signal peptidase I yields the protein MDTEARNTERDRSSPPSDSGDVTHVAEESEETEERSRSVFASLLSWLPGGRITLSVLLCMGFLLLLSTFVMQPFQIPSGSMEPAFRVGDRVLVNKLAYRFGSEPQRGDAVVFDGSGYFGDANYIKRVVGTGGDRVVCCDKRGRVEVNGEPIDEPYLYPGDTPSQVPFTAVVPEGSLFLLGDHRSDSRDSRDHLGQPGGGMIPVDAVIGRADWIAWPAGHWTSLKRPGSYARVPAPGGAHG